AATTCGAACTAAAAACTGGCCAATTTTTACTTGCATAAACCTTTTTCCTCTGCACACTACACCTTCTTACTCATTACCTACTGTTGGAAATGAATCAGGAGTGGTCGCAACAGGCTGTTGATCTCGTGCACCTATTAATGTGAATGCGGCGAGGTGGGGGGGTTTGGAGGCGGGGCATAGGGCAGGGATTTGATCATCGTTTTGgccctggccccagttgttcaaacggtggataacgctatccataaatcactatccattggatattgcaattggtttcgctattacttatccagtggatagcgatttatccggtggatagcgctatccatcgtttgaacaactggggccaggattAGAGCATTTGAAATATCTTGCTGTCCCAGGGGTAGGgatatttgaatttttgttcTTGCCCATAGTGAGGCAGTATTTTACATTGATTTCATTAAGGGAAACTGGAACTGAATGTAGTTCCCGCATTGTGCATGCTTGTTACATCTTGGCATCAGTGGCATGATATGGAGGTCATTCAAGTTGAGAAGAGGGTGCACaacctttctgtttttcttcctttttgtcctttgtattagtttgaatttttttgtatttcaatgTTTCGACGTGCTGGGGCAAAGAAAGCTGCCCTACTTTTTCAGAAAGTGGTGCTATTACAAAAGAAGCTCATTCTCGgttttcattaacttttgaagtAGAAGGGCACTGGCTTGTGAGTAGGCAGGTACCCTGTGAAACTGAGGGCCAAAGGCCTGAAACtgtaggggggtctgggggcatgctcccccggaaaatttttaGAACTTAAGTCTCCCAGGAGTGCATTTTCCAGCAATGTGGGAAAGAAATCTTCGTTTTGTTATCACTCATACCTAACCTAGTTATGGTAAAAACGAATGGTACTCTGGCCTGTCTGGgagaatttgtttattttactaCACCGCTATAGCTGCTGTTGTTCTCAGAACCTTCGTCCTTCCAGTTAGATTACgtctttactttcttttttttttttttcccttaaacCGGAGATTTAAGAACGTCTTCATTTCTTTACCTGAGTTACAGGGCTGGAATCCCGatttttgtaaacttaaagGGAAATGAAGATCAGCAGGAAAAATCGGGGAGTTAGAGAAATTGAGTGTACACTTCTGAACTGAGGGAAGAAAACTAGTTTCAGTCCGAGTTATCGGAAGTTTTGAAATATCGAAGGTTCGAGAAAGCGGGATTCCAGTTTCTAAATTCTTAGCGCCTGTACGTACAGGCCGTAGAGGATTTTCAcgtttgaaattttttatttgtattctgaaaaatacaaataattgttATGAACAGTTTAAGGAATGGAAAGCATAGAAAGCATTGCGAGGGTAATTTTTGAAAAAACCTTTTCACGTGTCGTAATCCAATCGGAAAACAAgcttaaatttaattttcagGGTCATTGCACTTTACCTTTTCATGTGCAAATGAGTGCTTGCGTGTTTCGCTCAAAGGAATGTGTAAACAATACAAGTGTCATGAAATGCTTAGAACTAAACTTTTGACTTCTTGTatgcaaatgacaaaaaattaaCCAGGACGCCTTGAGCTTTTCATTTGCTTGCCATGATAACTGTAAATCAATGAATTCGCAGAACGCACGTGCTTTTAAACATGCGGCACGTCACGTGCAAGAGTTATGCAATAGCTTTTCAGACACGTCCTGGAAACATGATTTACAAACGCAACATCGCACAACGCTTTATTAATCGAAGTAAACTTTCTTTCCACGATTTCATTGcaattaattgataaataaGTGCAGAACAAAGGCTTTAAATTTACAGGGAAGAGTTAATATTTAGTTGAggttgataatttttttgttgctgtctttttttttaatttcgcaCTATAAGTAGCCGGGTACTCTGTTCAAAGTAGACTGGTGCCAGTACCCGGGCCCTGGCTTATAATAAAAGCCCTGCTCATTCCACTGTGGATAAAGGCAGTGGTCTAGAGCTTTGTGAAGAGTGTAGTAGGGCagactccccccccccccccccccgggtgtGAACCCATTTCATGGGTTCCATGTGATGGCTGCCTTTTATGGTGGTATACGACTTGCCTTGGTTTTGACATGGAGACTAGACTGAGTCAGAACTGGCTGTGTCTCAAATGTAATGAGGTCTGGTGCTATTCCCAAACTTAGTGATGCTGCCCTATGTAATACAACAGTCAAGTTTCCTCTGTTGCCTTCTCGGTTTTTGCCAATTAATCGTCATAATAATTTGGATTTCAGTTTTGAAAATCTTTCACAGGTCTTAAAGGGACTATATACCAGCTATTTTTATTAACAgtttttaatgttttgtttGCACCAATGGAGATGATGTCTCTGAGTTTCAAGTCATTTTGGCAAACAAAGAGTAGTTGCTTTCAACTTAAGTTAACATGTAAAAATAACACTCAATGACACTCACTCCTTTGGTTTTGCATCTGTGCATATGAACTAAGGATATGGCTTAATTTTAGTTACAAAGTCATTTAGGGTTCATTACTAGTTGCTGTTAGAATTAAGATAGTTTACACCAGGAGAGGTCAGTCAATATCTCATCCGATCATTGTGTTAAATTGTTAAAGGAGTCACAGAAGACTCAGCTggaatttataatttttatttaacaaCATCCTGTtgtaacctaaccctaaccctccCTGCCCCTGACAGCTtgacattgataggtgcatctTTAGGATCACAAGCTGTTaaacttttcttcaaattaATTTAAATGTAATCTGATCAATCAATCCACTGCGAAACTTGCTCAAATTCAAGTGTATTTTGCTGGGAAAATATGATCCACGTTGGAacaagttgttgttttctttttttaagaatcagtttaaaacaaaacaaaaactcgcCTATGAGGTGAGTAGGTGTGTGTTTTATAGGGTTCTCaaaaagtgaaaatgttttggcTTCAGTTTCTGTGACCACAGGTTCGTAGTGGCTATTTCTGTGGGAGCTAGCTCTCTAGCAATCTTGATGAAAATATGGGTATTGACGTGTGGTTCTCAGCCCTGCAGGCTCACAATTCCATGTAAGAGTAATGCAGCCACTCCTGTATGAATAGCCACTCCAAAATGCTTTTGATGGAGGTGATCTATACATGGATGGTTGAAGATTCATAAAGTTAAACTTTCTGGTACTCCAATCTTTATCAAGCATCCACCTTTTCCAAACAAGCACCTAAGTTTTGATGCAGGTCATTGTTGTTCATTTGTTGCATTTTCTCATTTTGCCTTCATTTAGTCATCTGTGCCTACGTTTAGACCTTTCTTCTGCCCAACAACAACTGCCTCAGGAGTATGGAGTATTCCAGTGGAAATTTCAATGGAAAGACCAGCTGGCATCTTTTCCTGTTTAAGACACATTGTGCAAACAGAAGGGATCTCAGCATTGTTTAAAGGGTTAGGACCAACTCTAGTAGGAGTGGCTCCATCAAGAGCCACGTATTTTTCAGTCTATGCAAAAGCCAAGAAAGTGTTAAACCAGAGTGGGTTAACTGAGAAGGATAGCAAGCTGGTACATGTTGGGTCAGCATGCATAGCAGGTAAAGTATGGAGACCTGTTTTCTTGTAATTTAAAGCACCTTTACAAAGTTATCTTGTTGATAAACCCACATGGTGGTGCCATTGCCATTGCCATTGCCTCAAGCCTGCTTTGTGGTATTTGTATTGTGTTAGGAAAAAAGTCTGTTCTTCTGGGTCCATTTGTTCAGATGGTGAAACCCACACTTAATTAATTCAGGATTATCACAAATTTTTGTACCACTTACTTACATACTCAGGATTTTCACAAGACTTTGGTCCTTGAGTTTTTAACCATACGTTTATTTTCTGTCAATGTTAGATCACACAATTAAGGCATTTTAGTCCAGAAATAAACCTTGTTTGTTGTTAAATCCTGGGTTACTGCTAATCAGGCTTTTAACTACAGAGGCCTGTAAATAAAACTTCTGAATATAAAGGTGCAATGTATGTGATAAtgagggaatttttttttttaatttcatgtcAGGATTTGTCACATCAACTCTGACAAGTCCTTTATGGGTTGTGAAAACAAGGCTCCAGCTTGATAACAGGTATATTCATATATCATATTTGTGTGTAAGTCAAATTGGTGTATATGGTGACACTATTTTTGGAGGTTAAAAGTTGAGATTTCACTTATTTGAGGTGTAAACCTTGAGTTCAAAATCCTAATTATTTTGTTGTATCAGAGTTCCATGCAGAAAAAATGGTCTTCTTTGAATGACATACTTCAAGATTTACATTAACAGTCACCAAAATGCAATGCTATGGGTTTGACATGAATCACGTCTTTTCAAGTTGTCCTTTGTAATTATGTGTGAACTAGCATGTCCCTCAAACTTTGGATTAGCTTTCAAGAAGTAGTTAACCAGGAGCAATCAGTCCAAACTAAACTACTGATGCACCAAGGAAGCAAGGACACTTGTTGCTTGTGGGGAACAGTTTAAGACAAGGTCCATGGTTTGAAATTCAAAGCACGGCAGCTTTCATCGCAAAGGAAACATTTCAGTGGGTACCCCACATTTTAGTCTTGTGGGGATAGGaatgtttgaaaacatgatTTGCGAACAACTTGTATACAGGGTATTTGGTGGATTTTACCATATACCAGTTGACTATTTGCGAATATCTGTGCATGCCCCATGAGAAGGGAAGGAAAACATGAGAATTTGGCATCAAAGACAAACAAGTTAATATGGGTCAAATCACTGCAAGCCTTTTGTTCTGGCAAAGTGTTAATACTTAAAATGTTGGGGCCGGTTGCTCAATGAATGGGTAGCACAAACCACTGGTTACGATCGAGGAGGAGGGAAACCTCTGCCTTCTTATGCTAGTTAATGTTTGTTAGCACCAACGATGGTTTGAGCAACTTGAGCCACATGTTTTTTTCTAATGCTAAAAATTTAACTCTTTTCAAAACCTATACATTTGGTAGTTAACATCAGTAagtgctaaccatgcttcaagcaacttgGGCCAGTTTGATATGAAATTATCAATGATATTATCAGAGGCTGCCTTAAGTGTTCATTAAAATGCTCTTTATGTTCTGTTTCAAGGAATGTAACAAAGGGACAAATATTGAAGCTTTTGAATGGTATCTGGAAAACAGATGGATTAAAAGGATTCTATAGAGGATTAACGGCTTCATATTTTGGGATTACAGAGACTATGATTCACTTTGTGCTGTATGAACACCTAAAGGGAGAAGTGCAAAGGCATCGCCTGAAAATGCGTGGCACCAATGAAACAAATGTTATGGACTTTATTCAATATATGATGGCTGCTGCAACATCAAAGTGTCTAGCAGCTGTTGTTGCATACCCACATGAGGTTATCAGGACAAGACTGCGGCAAAAGGAAGTTGATGGAAAGAGAAAATATCATTCATTCTTTCAAGCCTTCAGGAAAATATTCAGAGAAGAAGGTAGAATTGGACTTTATGGAGGGCTTGGAACTCATTTACTTCGGCAGGTTCCAAACACAGCAATCATGTTTCTGACATATGAAGCTGTAGTGCACAGCTTTGGTTCAGAGGATTTGTCGTGAAGAGCAGTTTTGTTACTccagaaaaccaaaaaatattttttagttTATTAAAATTGGCAACTTTAATTTAAATTATATGACCTTAAATATAACTAAACTATGATAAGTGCCTGATATTTCTTAtcactttaaaatgttttttttcttcttattatttATCTGAAAATAAAGGAAAGTCCAAAAAAAAGTCTATCCTCTTCCAAAAACACTTTTAATTTATGATCAATATGTTCAATTAAAGTTTTGGTTAACTTTCCTTACacaaatttttaaattattatatgCTATGTAAATCGTACTTGTATACATTAAATTTTTGTACGTGTGAATAAAGAAGACACATTAAATTTACGGGAATTTCAATACAGTCAAACAATTAATAAGGGAATTTCTTACGGAACTGATTTTTGTCTTATCAAAAACAGTTTTTAAGTAGATGGCATGTTTTGTGAGACTTTCATGAGCACAAACTGGTTTTAGTAAATGAAATACTGTTAAGGCCCTCAAAGTTTTAGCACTTGTTATGTTGTTTATGAGAGTCAGCAGCTTCATATTTAAAGTGACAAGATGAGCTGCCTTCAAAGTCAGAGGCTGTCATACCAAGAATAAAAGTAAAGCAAAATGTGCAAGGTGgtctttgtttctttgaatttgtctggCTTTGTACACTGGGGGAGAGAGAGAGGGCGTGTGGTAATAGCAGTAATTATGAGATTGGAACTCTTTGAAATACCAATCTTCAGTTACTTCTTCGGGAACCTTACAGCTGCTTTTCACAAGCAGAAGAATCAGAATTATGCTTTATGAATCATCAGGAGCAGCTGCATACAACCTCTGCCTCTGTTGGCAGTGAAAAAGGCCCTGGAGATGCATTGCAGCTCCTGCATGTGAAAAGACATCTTAATAACCATGATTGAGGGCCATTTTACCCTGCTTCAACTTGCAATTTTTGGTTATACCTAAGAGCCACAAGTTGCTCAATACAGCCCAAAATAAATAGGTTGGTGAGACGTAAATCATTTATAATcaagcaagaaaaacaaattaaattttagtgaaaatgcaggttaatttttttaaaagtagATCGCAGCAGGCATAATACCTGAGAAATTCTGAGAGTTTCCGGCAGTACTAAGAATTCTGCAATAGCAGAGTTCGTATGGGTtatggaaaacctggaaagtcgTGGAATtgaagtatttcagtttccaggcctggaaagtcatggaatttaattgCTGTTCATGGAAAGTCATGAAAAATTATAGTATGTGCGGTACGTAAATTGTTGCAGGCACCAAAGCaagcacaaaataaaatacaggcaagttATGTCAGAAAATACCCGAAAACAAGGATGAGTTTGACAATTTTCGAAAGTGGCAGCTGGAAGAGGTCATGGAATTTCAAGAGCTCAAAAGAGTACGAACCCTGAATAGGTCTCTTTAGCCTTGGCTAGCATTGAAGAAGTTTCCATTATCAGTGTTTAATAACTTGAATGAAGTAATGACTTATATGGGTCTTAGTAGCCAAACCATTTGTGTACtctattttagaaaacaaaagggTTTGTTCCATGTCTTCCCAAGTTCTTCATTCCCCTATGCAAGTCTAGAAAATGAACTTCACACAAACCAcagtaaagaaaattttcatAGAGGTCATAATACCAGCTGATAAACAAGTAACAATGACATCTTATGATAGACAAAGTTGGATAGAAGTACTAACAGAAAGTTCCAGTGTTACTTGATTTCATAGAAAGTTCTGGTGgagaaacaatgtttcttgtagcctttgcattgaaTGTATTGCCTCTGCACTGAGAAAGTAGAGAAGGGTTACTGGTAGGTAGTGTAATAATTCATGTTAAGTAGGAAAGCAACCTGCTACAGCCCTGTCAAAATTGTGAGCTTGTCCCATTCTTCAACTGCCACGATAAGTTGAGTAGGAAAAGGGACTGAGCAGAAGTGGTACATGGTAATGTTGGCATGGTTCACTGACAAGGAACACAATCTAGAAATAACAAGGACAAATTAGtaaaaaaatacattcatgTGCATAGAAGGCTGGAAGCAAGCATTGGTTCCTGAGAGGCTGAGTAGCTGGTGCTAAAGAAAAGAATGTGGGGGAAGGGTGGGTGCATGCAAGTAAGGGGGTGGAGCACTTTGCCACTCAGACAAATACCATACATAATGTGACCTCTTATGCGGTGCAATCTCTTGTAGATATCCAAGGAAAGCTTCCGATAAGGTGAAACCAGGAGAATgtgtaaattttaaattaacaatAGTATAATTACCTCTACATATGGATAAAAGAAGGATGACACTCCAGTCTCTTTGAAATAAGCCTCAGTCTCAAATCTCATCATGTATTTACCAGGTACAAACTGTTCTTGGGACAGCAGATCAGTAACTCTCCCATCAGTATTGGTAACTCTAGAAGAAGAGATAATTGGGATGAGTTTTTACTGATACAAAAATAATGCCTGTGAAGTGAAACAATGAATAGACATTGTTAGTGTCGGCTGCTCTTGGGAAAGCTTTTATATTTCCAAGCACACAATTCCATCATGAGCACTTACAATGTGTGAATATACTACAGCAAAAATGTTTGTGATTGCACAAATCCAAGCCTAGCAATCAGAGTGCACTTGATCTTGATGCACTTGAAAAGGATCTTGCCTTCATGATCAGCTTTGAGAATGGTAACACTGGTACTTCATAGAAACTGGCTGTAGCCACACAAatgtgaaaaaataaataagctCCCCTCACCCTGAGGCAATGTGTTTCCACATTCGACTATCTGGTCTGAGTTCTTCAAAGTACAGCTGTATCTGCACATTCCTGGCTGGAATGCCTCTTGCTGTATCCAACACATGAGTTGTAAGGGGGCTTCCTGTCATCAAGACTTTGTCGCTGCACGAATGCTGTTGATAGTTGATAAAGAAATATTTGTAAATTTGTTGTTTgaaaatccaaaacaattttttttccaatcatTTAAATAACTTATCACTAAAGAAACAGATACTGTGTTATTGTCTTCTAGGTGTTATCATGTGGAGTGAGTAATGTTGCAAGTCCCAAAGTTCAGGCCAAAAACCTGTGCAGAGAGTCGTTTCAGGGAAGAGGACTCCATCCATTTTAAGCATTTATATCTCAATACCAATAAATATACTTCAAACATTGCCAAAACAAAAGGCAGTACTGGTTTCTTTTATTACAGTATTTTCAGTGTATTTTTGGAAAATTAAAGGCCTGTCCAGTTTTCTTGAGCTTACCAAGGTGTGTGATGAAGAAGATGCCATGGTTGGAGATGTTTGACAGTAAACAACTTTTGAGCCTGTGTGTCCTGAATACTTATTTCCAGAACCCACAGGAGCAAGTGATGCATGAGGTAAGCAGTAACTGCCCTCATTATTTCTGACTGATAAGTGAAGCGGACTGCGAAGATGGTGTGAGGAGCATGCTTGAAGCTGGCTCAATCTGTAGGCTGCCAAAGATGACTGCATTTCTTTCTGGCTGGAGTAGAACCGCATTCCAAGCATTGGCAATTCGACTGGGTTTGTTGGTTTGAACTCTGTTTCTTTCTCGCTAATAGGGGAGTTGGTAGTGTGTGAGGATAGGCCATTGCTGCTTGTATGTGAAGGATGACTGGAGTTTATACTGCTCTTTGCAAGATGAGCTTGTTCCCTGCTGGTAACGGCACTGAAAGCTGACAGGCTGTGTTGGCTGTCATTGCATCTGGAGGTAGCTGTTTCATCTGGGCTTGAGGCACGATACTTCCCATTAACTGACACCATGGTAGGTCGCTCATCGCAGGGGTCGCGAGGGAGGATGTGTTGATATTTCTGTGGAGCTGGCAGAGATACTAGAGTGGTAATAAGAGGATAGTCATCCACAAGGCTGTCAAGAATTGCTACATAGGTGCCTCTGATGCAGTTGTTGGTGTATATTCTTGACAAACGAGCAAGTTTAGACATGTTAGTCATCATCTCACCCAGTGAATTGTGCCCAACGGCGGCATTCTCATACCAGACAGGATCATCTTCACAAGCATGGTGTTTGAATGAAGCTTTGGGTCTCTGCCACAGGTACAAATTCATCGGGTTCAGCTTAGACAAGTACTTGAGAAATGAGGACACTGGACATCTGGGATTCCCTGACAGTGGAGAGGTGAAATGATCATTGCTAGAGACAAGAgcaagttgaattgaaatccAGTAAATGTATAAAATCCTCTTGGATTTGAAAGCAAATCTCGAAACAAATTGATCCTGCCACATTATAAAAACAAGCACAGCCAAAATAAGTTTCCCCGAGAAAAGAAAGTTTTGGGTTTATCTTCAGATTCTTCTGGAGTTTGACACTTCCAAATCTAGTTCCGTTATGGTCACCTCTTTAGTAGCCGAAAATACGCCTTcactttgaaaattttttttttctcagaatgATCGGTCGTTGTGTCCTCGGGAAATCGTCCATGTGTTTTTTGTACTGTTAATTTTAAACGCAAACCCCCGAAGATTCAAGTTATCACAAACAGGACACACAAGCATTTCTAATCTGGAAACTGATGTCCGACCTCAACTCCAATGCAcgtataatcattttaattggtTTATTCAAATGCATTCAAATATAACACTCAGCCTTCCTTCCTCTCTCTTGAGATGAGAGCATTGAATTTGCAAGAGATCAGATCTTGTAAATGAGGCCTCGCGTTTTTTGTTTTCGTCAGACTAACTGGAAAATTAATACTTCGATAACAACGCCCGTGTCTTCAAGGCTCCAAGGAAACAGCGTGagaacagataaaaaaaaaatctgctttgtaatttcattttcACGTAGAGTATATTTCTTAACAATTCATAATCTTCTCAAAATTTTTGGTAGTCATTCTCGCACTGAAATTGATCACAGATTTCGCGCGTTTTCGCAAAGGCAAAGTTTTGCCCACTTACCTGGTTTTTCGTTCATCCTGGGACATTTTCCTTCAGCAAAAACGTTTTCACAATGGGAAGGGTTTGGATAAATGTATTTCAAGCCTGTACTAGAATCGTATCCGATGAGATAAGTATCACGAGTTTGCTCTCTGACATTGCTGCGATTGCGTTTCCCAGGTAAGTACATGAGGAGATCAAAAAACACTTTACGCTGAAGACCATCGGCGCTGAATGGCGACACCACATCGCTGAGATAAAGCTTCTTAAGATCATCAGGTCCGATGTCTGAACGGTTCACTTCCccttttccttgtttgtttagCTTTATTACCTGAgctttgaaaattttattggattctGTAAATTCAGGATCGTTTCTAATGTCTATATTCCTCTGTTGGGACTGTAAGTACCTATGAATGCCAAAA
This genomic stretch from Acropora muricata isolate sample 2 chromosome 5, ASM3666990v1, whole genome shotgun sequence harbors:
- the LOC136917642 gene encoding uncharacterized protein, with translation MDEEASSVVLLPEVKVEPFENSTNQADSEESSLGSPTDENSLPRFGETSEEDIQRLLEHRSCSENTWRATKNAVKILRDYMEEKSMDVNFENLDKQALNDLLRKFYVEARKKNGDYYKSSALGSIRFGIHRYLQSQQRNIDIRNDPEFTESNKIFKAQVIKLNKQGKGEVNRSDIGPDDLKKLYLSDVVSPFSADGLQRKVFFDLLMYLPGKRNRSNVREQTRDTYLIGYDSSTGLKYIYPNPSHCENVFAEGKCPRMNEKPGNPRCPVSSFLKYLSKLNPMNLYLWQRPKASFKHHACEDDPVWYENAAVGHNSLGEMMTNMSKLARLSRIYTNNCIRGTYVAILDSLVDDYPLITTLVSLPAPQKYQHILPRDPCDERPTMVSVNGKYRASSPDETATSRCNDSQHSLSAFSAVTSREQAHLAKSSINSSHPSHTSSNGLSSHTTNSPISEKETEFKPTNPVELPMLGMRFYSSQKEMQSSLAAYRLSQLQACSSHHLRSPLHLSVRNNEGSYCLPHASLAPVGSGNKYSGHTGSKVVYCQTSPTMASSSSHTLHSCSDKVLMTGSPLTTHVLDTARGIPARNVQIQLYFEELRPDSRMWKHIASGVTNTDGRVTDLLSQEQFVPGKYMMRFETEAYFKETGVSSFFYPYVEIVFLVSEPCQHYHVPLLLSPFSYSTYRGS
- the LOC136917644 gene encoding solute carrier family 25 member 36-A-like, which translates into the protein MPGGKSSYVHLVAGGVGGTVGATVTCPLEVVKTRLQSSVPTFRPFFCPTTTASGVWSIPVEISMERPAGIFSCLRHIVQTEGISALFKGLGPTLVGVAPSRATYFSVYAKAKKVLNQSGLTEKDSKLVHVGSACIAGFVTSTLTSPLWVVKTRLQLDNRNVTKGQILKLLNGIWKTDGLKGFYRGLTASYFGITETMIHFVLYEHLKGEVQRHRLKMRGTNETNVMDFIQYMMAAATSKCLAAVVAYPHEVIRTRLRQKEVDGKRKYHSFFQAFRKIFREEGRIGLYGGLGTHLLRQVPNTAIMFLTYEAVVHSFGSEDLS